From Paraburkholderia acidisoli, one genomic window encodes:
- a CDS encoding DUF72 domain-containing protein, with the protein MTIFVGTASWTDPTLIKSRKFYPPGCNSAEARLRFYASQFPLVEVDSSYYSMPNGSNSVLWVERTLPGFVFNIKAFRLFTGHQTPRDMFPKDMQSALPQNGKKNLYYKDMPEDVRDELWRRYFEAIAPLHDAGKLGAVHFQFAPWVTSAPDGRAHVEHCADVMAGRHMMAVEFRNRSWFDEKHASSTLALERERGLVNVIVDEPQGPANSIPSVWEVTSPSLALIRLHGRNHETWNIKGATAASDRFNYDYSNDELSELSIEIQKIAKSVSQTHVVFNNNWENQGQRNARTLMEILGAAAKSPLEAGP; encoded by the coding sequence ATGACAATCTTCGTGGGCACGGCCTCATGGACAGACCCGACGCTTATCAAAAGCAGGAAGTTTTATCCGCCGGGCTGCAACAGCGCAGAGGCGCGGTTACGCTTCTACGCGAGCCAGTTCCCCCTTGTCGAGGTCGATTCCAGTTACTATTCGATGCCGAACGGCAGCAATTCGGTCCTGTGGGTTGAACGCACGCTGCCGGGCTTCGTCTTCAACATCAAGGCATTCCGCCTGTTCACCGGTCACCAGACTCCACGCGACATGTTCCCGAAGGACATGCAGTCTGCGCTGCCCCAGAACGGTAAGAAGAACCTGTACTACAAGGACATGCCTGAGGATGTCCGCGACGAACTATGGCGGCGTTACTTCGAAGCGATTGCGCCGCTGCACGACGCGGGAAAACTTGGTGCTGTGCACTTCCAGTTCGCCCCTTGGGTGACGTCGGCGCCGGACGGACGCGCGCATGTTGAGCATTGTGCAGACGTCATGGCGGGCCGGCACATGATGGCAGTGGAATTTCGCAACCGTAGCTGGTTCGATGAAAAGCATGCTTCATCAACGCTCGCTCTGGAACGGGAACGTGGGCTTGTTAACGTGATTGTCGACGAGCCACAGGGGCCCGCCAATTCGATACCGTCAGTCTGGGAGGTTACCAGCCCGTCTCTCGCGCTGATTCGTCTGCACGGCCGCAATCATGAAACGTGGAATATAAAAGGCGCGACGGCGGCGAGTGACCGTTTTAATTACGACTACAGTAATGATGAGTTATCCGAACTATCAATCGAGATACAAAAAATCGCAAAGTCAGTTTCCCAGACGCACGTCGTATTTAACAACAACTGGGAAAATCAGGGACAGCGTAACGCGCGAACGTTGATGGAGATTCTAGGCGCCGCCGCAAAATCTCCGCTGGAAGCAGGTCCCTGA
- a CDS encoding error-prone DNA polymerase → MSTPAYGALPDYAELQCISNFSFLRGASHADDLSARAAQLGYAAIAVTDECSLAGVVRAHVEAKKAGIPFIVGSEFVLTNANGSPALRFTALAMNREGYGNLSELITLGRMRADKGSYRLATRDLDHPETSHAHLKGLPACVAILSPDYPADETHLDAQMEWFAATFGERAWVALTLHARAMDDIHRGVIEKVAARHGVPIVATGMPVMHVRSRKPLQDVLTAIRVGRPVAECGYDLAPNAEQHLRSRLRLANLYPARALAETIAIARRCTFSLDELRYEYPDELVPDGYTPEAYLRQETYTGAHRRWPAGIPHRVQAQIEHELALIADLKYEPYFLTVYDIVRFARNEAILCQGRGSAANSAVCYALGITEVDPARSSMLFERFISKERGEPPDIDVDFEHQRREEVVQYIYRKYGRDRAALAAAVTTYRPRSALRESGKALGVDPAIVDRVAKAHQWFDSSQDLLNRFAEAGLDPEAPLIVQWANFAALLLGFPRHLSQHSGGFVISRGKLSRLVPIENAAMADRSIIQWDKDDIEALGLLKIDVLALGMLSAVRRALDLISEKRGEVFELQDIPAEDADTYEMICRADTVGVFQIESRAQMSMLPRLQPRRFYDLVIEVAIVRPGPVQGGMVHPYLRRRQGLEPVTFPSPQMEQALARTLGVPIFQEQVMQVAMLAAGFSAGEADQLRRAMAAWRRKGGLGVYYDRIVNGMLERGYDKEFAEQIFAQIQGFGEYGFPESHAASFALLVYASAWIKCHEPTVFVCALLNSQPMGFYSPSQLVQDARRHGVQVLPVDVTLSNWDSTIEGATTRDPLRLGMSLVRGLKAEAAARVEMARAVRSFRDVSDLARRAQLDRRDLEALASANALRSLAGDRRAALWQSVAAVPDRDLLRGATDDDETPALAPMTEGQEIVGDYKSTGLTLGRHPLALLRPKLTTMRLVAFGTLLGYRNGQLARACGIVTVRQRPGTAKGVMFMTLEDETGSVNVIVWQSVLEKFRREALGASLLAVYGVWQKEGEVRHLVANRLVDVSALLGELPTVSRNFC, encoded by the coding sequence ATGTCAACTCCGGCCTATGGCGCGCTGCCCGATTACGCGGAACTGCAGTGCATCTCAAACTTTTCCTTTCTGCGTGGTGCGTCGCATGCCGACGATCTGTCGGCGCGCGCGGCTCAACTGGGCTACGCGGCGATCGCAGTCACTGACGAATGCTCGCTCGCGGGCGTCGTGCGCGCACACGTCGAGGCGAAGAAAGCGGGAATTCCTTTCATCGTTGGTTCCGAATTCGTCCTGACGAATGCCAACGGCTCGCCGGCGCTTCGTTTCACCGCGCTCGCGATGAACCGCGAAGGCTACGGCAATCTCAGCGAGCTGATCACGCTCGGGCGCATGCGCGCGGACAAGGGAAGCTACCGGCTGGCCACGCGCGACCTCGATCACCCCGAGACGTCGCACGCCCATCTGAAGGGACTGCCGGCGTGCGTCGCCATCCTGAGCCCGGACTATCCGGCCGACGAGACGCATCTTGACGCACAGATGGAGTGGTTCGCCGCGACGTTCGGTGAGAGAGCGTGGGTCGCGCTCACGCTCCATGCGCGCGCCATGGACGACATCCACCGCGGCGTGATCGAAAAGGTCGCTGCGCGCCACGGCGTGCCGATCGTCGCCACCGGCATGCCGGTCATGCACGTGCGCTCGCGCAAACCGCTTCAGGACGTGCTCACGGCGATCCGCGTCGGCCGTCCGGTCGCTGAGTGCGGATACGATCTTGCGCCGAATGCCGAGCAGCATCTGCGCTCGCGCCTGCGCCTGGCCAACCTGTACCCTGCCCGCGCGCTTGCGGAAACCATAGCGATCGCGCGACGCTGCACATTCTCGCTCGATGAGCTGCGCTACGAATACCCCGATGAGCTTGTACCGGACGGCTACACGCCAGAAGCCTATCTGCGTCAGGAAACGTACACCGGCGCGCACCGGCGCTGGCCGGCCGGCATCCCGCACAGGGTCCAGGCGCAGATCGAGCACGAACTCGCTCTGATCGCGGACCTGAAGTACGAACCCTACTTCCTCACGGTCTACGACATCGTGCGCTTCGCGCGCAACGAGGCGATTCTTTGCCAGGGCCGTGGCTCTGCCGCAAACTCAGCCGTGTGTTACGCGCTTGGGATCACCGAGGTCGATCCCGCCCGTTCGTCGATGCTGTTCGAGCGCTTCATCAGCAAGGAGCGCGGCGAGCCGCCGGACATCGACGTCGATTTCGAGCACCAGCGGCGCGAGGAAGTGGTCCAGTACATCTATCGCAAGTACGGGCGAGACCGCGCGGCGCTCGCGGCGGCCGTCACGACCTACCGGCCACGTAGCGCGCTGCGCGAGTCCGGAAAGGCGCTAGGCGTCGATCCGGCAATCGTGGACCGGGTTGCGAAAGCGCACCAGTGGTTCGATTCGAGCCAGGACCTGCTGAACCGCTTCGCGGAGGCAGGGCTGGATCCGGAGGCGCCGCTGATCGTGCAGTGGGCGAATTTCGCTGCCCTGCTGCTTGGCTTCCCGCGTCACCTCTCGCAGCACAGCGGCGGCTTCGTCATCAGTCGCGGCAAGCTTTCGCGCCTCGTGCCGATCGAAAACGCGGCAATGGCGGACCGGTCGATCATCCAGTGGGACAAGGACGATATCGAGGCGCTCGGCCTGTTGAAGATCGACGTGCTCGCGCTCGGCATGCTGTCGGCCGTGCGCCGCGCACTGGATCTGATCTCGGAAAAGCGCGGGGAGGTCTTCGAACTGCAGGACATTCCGGCGGAGGATGCCGACACGTACGAAATGATCTGTCGTGCTGACACCGTGGGCGTTTTCCAGATCGAGTCGCGTGCGCAGATGAGCATGCTGCCGCGACTGCAGCCGCGCAGGTTCTACGATCTGGTGATCGAGGTGGCCATCGTGCGGCCGGGCCCTGTACAGGGGGGGATGGTTCACCCTTACCTGCGTCGCCGTCAGGGCCTCGAACCCGTCACATTCCCGAGTCCGCAGATGGAGCAGGCGCTCGCACGCACGCTCGGTGTGCCCATCTTCCAGGAGCAGGTCATGCAGGTGGCGATGCTCGCCGCCGGCTTCTCCGCGGGTGAGGCCGACCAGCTGCGCCGTGCGATGGCCGCATGGCGTCGCAAGGGCGGCCTCGGCGTCTACTACGACCGCATCGTCAACGGCATGCTTGAGCGGGGTTACGACAAGGAATTCGCCGAGCAGATCTTTGCGCAGATCCAAGGCTTCGGCGAATACGGTTTTCCGGAAAGCCACGCAGCGAGCTTCGCGCTGCTCGTCTACGCGAGCGCGTGGATCAAATGTCATGAGCCCACGGTCTTCGTGTGCGCGCTGCTCAACAGCCAGCCGATGGGCTTCTATTCCCCCTCGCAGCTCGTGCAGGACGCAAGGCGTCATGGCGTGCAGGTGCTGCCCGTGGACGTCACGCTGAGCAACTGGGATTCAACGATCGAGGGAGCAACAACGCGCGATCCGCTGCGGCTCGGCATGTCGCTCGTGCGCGGCCTGAAGGCGGAAGCCGCCGCCCGCGTCGAGATGGCACGCGCTGTGCGCTCATTCCGCGATGTGTCGGATCTCGCCCGCCGCGCCCAGCTCGACCGGCGCGATCTGGAAGCACTCGCCTCGGCGAACGCCCTCCGCTCGCTCGCTGGCGATCGCCGCGCCGCACTCTGGCAATCAGTTGCCGCTGTGCCCGATCGCGACCTGCTGCGCGGCGCGACGGACGACGACGAAACACCGGCGCTGGCGCCGATGACGGAAGGACAGGAAATCGTGGGCGACTACAAGTCGACGGGCCTGACACTGGGGCGACATCCGCTCGCCCTTCTCCGCCCGAAGCTCACAACCATGCGCCTCGTCGCGTTTGGCACGCTTCTGGGGTACCGCAACGGACAGCTCGCGCGCGCCTGCGGCATTGTCACCGTGCGGCAGCGCCCGGGAACGGCAAAGGGAGTGATGTTCATGACGCTCGAGGACGAAACCGGGAGTGTGAACGTCATCGTGTGGCAGTCGGTGCTGGAGAAATTCCGGCGTGAAGCGTTGGGCGCGTCGCTGCTTGCTGTCTATGGTGTGTGGCAGAAGGAAGGCGAGGTCCGTCATCTTGTCGCAAATCGCCTCGTGGACGTCAGCGCGCTGCTTGGCGAGTTGCCGACGGTGAGTCGTAACTTTTGCTGA
- a CDS encoding Y-family DNA polymerase, with protein sequence MHHWIGVHLPRLPIESFCPTWHTPAHNAGVVVLEKNRVIELDAAARAQGVVAGMRRGGVLTLAPSADLKERDIAREEQTIRGVAFALLQFTPNVVVADEYVVLADVTASLRLFGGLRRLRERVRAAVAVFGVTSAVAVAPTAQAAWLIARVGGGLALSERTLSRVLGRVPVAAVPAARKFAEWFDGLGCTSIADAMRLPRAGLKKRCGTALLDVLDRATGEAPEVFEWMTMPPTFNERVELPDRIEHVEATLFAARRLTLQMTGWLAARRLAITRFVLSLEHERGRGAIAPTELEIALGEPTWHEEHLVRLLKEWLARIELAAPVIALRLEAKDVREAEAPSDSLFPEPGGSPQDLARLMELLTARLGSENVLRPSPVADFRPEVAAQWVPASNDIPRAAQGLPRDLPRPAWLLENPIQLIMRSHRPFYGTPLRMVSPGERIECGWQDGAAVTRDYFVAEAENHLHYWVYRERVGVIEEREPRWFLHGLFG encoded by the coding sequence ATGCACCACTGGATCGGCGTTCATCTGCCGCGCCTGCCCATCGAGAGTTTCTGCCCGACGTGGCACACGCCAGCGCATAACGCGGGCGTTGTGGTGCTGGAGAAAAATCGCGTCATCGAGCTGGACGCGGCCGCGCGTGCTCAGGGGGTAGTCGCAGGGATGCGCCGCGGTGGCGTGCTGACGCTGGCGCCGTCCGCTGACCTTAAGGAGCGCGACATAGCGCGCGAAGAACAGACCATCCGCGGGGTGGCGTTCGCTCTGCTTCAGTTCACGCCCAACGTCGTTGTCGCCGATGAGTATGTGGTACTTGCCGATGTGACGGCCAGCCTGCGTCTTTTTGGCGGTCTGCGCCGGCTTCGCGAGCGCGTGCGCGCCGCAGTCGCCGTGTTTGGCGTGACGAGCGCTGTGGCCGTCGCGCCGACCGCCCAGGCCGCATGGCTGATCGCGCGCGTCGGAGGCGGCCTGGCGCTTTCGGAGCGCACGCTGTCGCGTGTGCTCGGGCGTGTGCCGGTCGCGGCGGTACCGGCTGCGCGGAAGTTTGCGGAATGGTTCGATGGTCTAGGTTGCACGTCGATCGCCGATGCGATGCGTCTGCCTCGCGCGGGACTGAAAAAGCGATGTGGCACGGCCCTGCTCGATGTGCTTGATCGTGCGACGGGGGAAGCGCCGGAAGTGTTTGAATGGATGACGATGCCGCCGACCTTCAACGAGCGCGTTGAGCTGCCCGATCGCATTGAGCATGTCGAGGCGACCCTCTTCGCAGCGCGCCGACTGACGCTACAGATGACCGGCTGGCTTGCGGCGCGCCGGCTCGCGATTACGCGGTTCGTTCTTTCGCTCGAACACGAGCGCGGGCGCGGAGCGATCGCTCCGACGGAGCTTGAAATCGCACTCGGCGAGCCGACGTGGCATGAGGAGCATCTCGTGCGTTTGCTCAAGGAATGGCTGGCGCGGATCGAACTCGCGGCACCCGTCATCGCACTCCGGCTGGAAGCGAAAGACGTGCGCGAAGCCGAAGCACCCAGCGATTCGCTGTTTCCGGAACCCGGGGGATCGCCACAGGATCTCGCGCGTCTCATGGAGCTACTCACCGCGCGCCTCGGCTCTGAAAACGTGTTGCGACCCAGCCCGGTAGCCGATTTCCGGCCGGAAGTCGCGGCGCAATGGGTGCCGGCTTCGAACGACATTCCGCGAGCGGCGCAGGGCTTGCCGCGCGACCTGCCCCGTCCCGCATGGCTGCTTGAAAATCCGATCCAGCTCATCATGCGCAGTCACAGACCGTTCTATGGCACACCGCTGCGCATGGTCTCGCCCGGAGAGCGGATCGAATGTGGATGGCAGGACGGCGCGGCCGTGACGCGCGACTATTTTGTCGCGGAAGCGGAGAACCACCTGCATTACTGGGTCTACCGCGAGCGTGTCGGCGTGATTGAAGAACGTGAGCCGCGCTGGTTTCTGCACGGTCTGTTCGGTTAG
- the imuA gene encoding translesion DNA synthesis-associated protein ImuA has translation MALPLAKIEEIHRDLWLASQLASSAARTVASGHAMLDAELPGQGWPTGSLSEILVPQPGCGEVRLLKPALAATAARPVMLLQPPHPLQPAALSWWGLDPGNIRVLTPRSTADALWAAEQILRSGTVGALLFWQQQVRAEALRRLQLAAQRSETLFFLFRPMAAATTTSPAPLRVSLEATAGGLNVSFVKRRGPHRDEPVFVPLSPSPVLLNRNAPLDRRSSAAPAHREFLPDVAHASA, from the coding sequence ATGGCGCTGCCACTGGCGAAAATTGAAGAAATTCACCGCGATTTGTGGCTTGCCTCCCAGTTGGCGTCATCCGCTGCGCGGACGGTGGCCAGCGGTCACGCGATGCTCGACGCCGAACTGCCTGGGCAGGGCTGGCCTACCGGGTCGCTGAGCGAGATTCTGGTGCCGCAGCCTGGCTGCGGCGAGGTTCGACTGCTCAAGCCGGCGCTCGCCGCAACCGCTGCGCGGCCGGTCATGCTCCTTCAGCCACCGCACCCGCTGCAACCGGCAGCGTTGTCGTGGTGGGGGCTTGATCCGGGAAATATCCGTGTGCTCACTCCCAGGTCGACCGCCGACGCGCTCTGGGCGGCCGAGCAGATCCTTCGCTCGGGCACCGTCGGCGCGCTGCTCTTCTGGCAGCAACAGGTAAGGGCCGAAGCGTTAAGACGGCTTCAGCTGGCCGCGCAGCGATCCGAAACGCTGTTCTTTCTGTTCCGTCCCATGGCGGCCGCCACGACAACGTCACCGGCACCGCTGAGGGTCTCGCTGGAGGCAACCGCCGGCGGCCTCAACGTTTCGTTCGTCAAGCGTCGCGGCCCCCATCGGGATGAGCCGGTTTTCGTTCCACTATCACCCTCACCTGTTCTGTTGAATCGAAATGCACCACTGGATCGGCGTTCATCTGCCGCGCCTGCCCATCGAGAGTTTCTGCCCGACGTGGCACACGCCAGCGCATAA
- a CDS encoding UvrD-helicase domain-containing protein: MRRFILVDGAAADDLVSTRTLQSDDFEHGQTLGEVLKGTSAIKQLTTRTYLVEDEQGLYFLQDASKDENVLIIDLETAPVFTDGSTRDSIIRFQKLLRFARRRWAKVGPAQNEKLFNGSSKAVVFPYPITTQSSIRMSVEMAPDRHRREKRTKGIELLVYRIGTDEGGGLQEEASVTNFRKAIEGLAAAKEVLRARVRAEGSNPAASSVDSLSVTRLTEGTVRGAIAGCDFDQWDDYLTDSQKAFVNQELSSPHRIEGPAGTGKTLSLVLKCIFQMRAAKERGEAHSALFVSHSEATRRSIESMFDPEKEKEQVSSSGFALQSVKVTTLHELCGELLRYEISDTELLDRDAFESKQSQLLYAVEALQEVIKADLLSHRAHMSASFCDYLTSNDEWVVAEMLQHEISVMIKGRADEDLEKYKRLPKLRYGLPVVSEGDKAFTFLLFSAYQRRLRASGQFDTDDVVLSALQQLDTPIWRRRREKEGYDSIFVDETHLFNINELSIFHRLTRTADRFPIAYSADISQSLADKGWADNQLSDALLGSASRDDNEKETTFSSIFRCSPEIVNLAFSVTSSGATLFTNFHDPLAAASSAFTEAEERKCQPPKYVMYPTDEAMIAGAFEVADVLASEMQSTRGDIALIVFGSELFAEVERQARGANKPVELLKHRGDMAVVRQARSSGRFVISTPDYVGGLEFDAVILIGVDKGRVPPKVSAESADSENFVSYATHQRLYVAITRARYRIALLGVKARGMSDVLGNAAKHGLLQLEG, translated from the coding sequence ATGCGTCGCTTCATTTTGGTTGATGGCGCTGCCGCGGACGACCTCGTGTCAACCCGCACGTTGCAGTCAGATGACTTTGAACACGGTCAAACGCTCGGCGAAGTCCTAAAGGGAACCTCAGCTATCAAGCAGTTGACCACGCGCACTTATCTTGTAGAGGACGAACAGGGCCTCTATTTCCTGCAAGATGCCTCCAAAGACGAGAACGTTCTGATCATTGACCTAGAGACGGCACCCGTGTTCACCGACGGCTCCACGCGCGATTCGATTATTCGTTTCCAAAAGCTGCTGCGCTTCGCGAGGCGACGGTGGGCGAAGGTCGGGCCTGCACAAAACGAAAAGCTGTTCAACGGAAGCTCGAAGGCCGTTGTCTTTCCCTATCCCATCACCACGCAGTCGTCCATCCGGATGTCCGTCGAGATGGCTCCAGACCGCCATCGACGGGAAAAGCGTACCAAAGGCATTGAGCTGCTTGTGTACCGCATCGGCACGGACGAAGGTGGTGGTTTGCAAGAAGAGGCATCGGTCACTAATTTTCGGAAAGCGATCGAAGGCCTTGCTGCTGCGAAGGAAGTGCTTCGAGCCCGAGTCCGTGCGGAAGGTAGCAACCCCGCTGCTTCCTCTGTCGACAGTCTGAGCGTCACGAGACTCACCGAAGGAACCGTCCGCGGTGCAATCGCTGGCTGCGACTTCGATCAATGGGACGATTACCTAACGGACTCGCAGAAAGCATTCGTCAATCAGGAGCTTTCTTCCCCTCATCGAATTGAAGGTCCTGCAGGCACGGGTAAGACGCTCAGCTTGGTCCTCAAGTGCATCTTCCAGATGCGCGCGGCCAAGGAACGAGGCGAAGCGCATTCCGCTCTCTTCGTGTCACACAGCGAAGCGACGCGCCGGAGCATCGAGTCGATGTTCGACCCGGAGAAAGAAAAGGAACAAGTATCTTCCTCTGGCTTCGCCCTGCAGTCAGTCAAGGTGACCACGCTCCACGAACTGTGCGGTGAGCTTCTTCGATACGAAATATCGGACACCGAGTTGCTGGACCGAGATGCTTTTGAGTCGAAGCAATCACAGCTGCTGTACGCAGTGGAGGCGCTTCAAGAAGTCATTAAGGCAGACCTGCTGAGCCACCGAGCGCACATGAGCGCTTCCTTCTGTGACTACCTCACGTCCAATGACGAATGGGTGGTCGCTGAAATGCTGCAGCACGAAATCAGCGTGATGATTAAGGGCCGAGCCGACGAAGACTTGGAGAAGTACAAGCGACTTCCCAAACTGCGTTATGGTCTGCCCGTTGTGAGTGAGGGAGACAAAGCCTTTACCTTCTTGCTGTTCTCCGCGTATCAGCGCCGACTCCGGGCGAGCGGACAGTTCGACACCGACGACGTCGTATTAAGCGCTCTGCAGCAGTTGGATACTCCCATCTGGAGACGCCGTCGCGAAAAAGAGGGCTATGACAGCATCTTCGTTGACGAGACCCATCTGTTCAACATCAACGAACTGTCGATTTTCCATCGACTAACGCGCACGGCAGACCGTTTCCCCATTGCGTACTCGGCGGACATCTCGCAGTCGCTCGCCGACAAAGGATGGGCTGACAACCAGTTGAGCGACGCGCTGCTTGGCTCAGCGAGCCGGGATGACAACGAGAAGGAGACGACATTTAGCTCCATCTTCCGTTGCTCACCGGAGATTGTGAATTTGGCGTTTAGCGTGACATCTTCTGGAGCGACGCTTTTCACGAATTTCCACGACCCGTTGGCGGCAGCCTCGTCGGCGTTCACGGAAGCAGAAGAGCGGAAGTGTCAGCCGCCCAAGTACGTTATGTACCCAACGGACGAGGCGATGATAGCGGGCGCATTTGAGGTTGCCGATGTCTTGGCAAGCGAGATGCAAAGCACTCGAGGCGACATCGCGCTTATCGTTTTTGGTAGCGAGCTGTTTGCGGAGGTCGAGCGGCAAGCACGTGGCGCGAACAAGCCGGTTGAGCTTCTGAAGCATCGTGGTGACATGGCGGTTGTTCGGCAGGCACGATCATCTGGCCGGTTCGTCATCTCGACTCCGGACTACGTCGGTGGTCTGGAATTCGATGCGGTCATTCTCATCGGCGTGGACAAAGGGCGGGTTCCGCCAAAAGTCTCTGCGGAATCGGCTGACAGCGAAAACTTCGTGAGCTATGCGACTCACCAACGGCTCTACGTCGCAATCACGCGAGCGCGCTACCGCATTGCGCTGCTCGGGGTGAAAGCTCGAGGCATGTCAGATGTTCTTGGCAATGCTGCGAAACACGGCTTGCTGCAGCTAGAAGGCTGA